In Cicer arietinum cultivar CDC Frontier isolate Library 1 chromosome 7, Cicar.CDCFrontier_v2.0, whole genome shotgun sequence, a single window of DNA contains:
- the LOC140918775 gene encoding S-protein homolog 5-like, with protein MHNDVLGNIVRMTNKLENGMALAVHCKSGDDDLGPFVLQYDQTYGFSFQNGFFVRTQFYCSFTSNGDIKWFDIYIAGRDLCETCNWIIKQEGPCRLGKYAACYPWNKKLIM; from the coding sequence ATGCACAATGATGTTCTTGGAAATATTGTGCGTATGACTAACAAATTGGAAAATGGTATGGCCCTAGCTGTTCATTGCAAATCTGGTGATGATGATCTTGGACCTTTTGTTCTTCAGTATGACCAAACCTACGGTTTTAGTTTTCAAAATGGCTTTTTTGTCAGAACACAATTCTATTGTTCCTTTACGAGTAATGGTGATATTAAATGGTTTGACATATACATAGCAGGTAGAGATTTATGTGAAACTTGCAATTGGATTATAAAGCAAGAAGGACCATGTAGGCTTGGTAAATATGCCGCTTGCTATCCGTGGAATAAGAAATTGATAATGTAA